Genomic segment of Trichoderma breve strain T069 chromosome 7 map unlocalized scaffold00007, whole genome shotgun sequence:
AGATTATGAAGGGAACGAACGTCGGCATTCCCGTTGTTCGGGGGTTCGATAGACTCAGTTGGGAGCGTATGCATCGGGGGAAAAAATCACAGCCCACGAGGTCTGCGTCTCATGGCGCCTCTAGCAACGGCTCATTAGAAACTTGTCCTGCTTGCGAAGCGGATAAGGATCGCAGTAAGGTGACTGACTTGGTGCTCGTAGCCCACGGAATTGGTCAAAAGATTGCCGAGAGGGTTGAGAGTTACCACTTCACGCACGCTGTCAACGGGTTTCGGAGATTAGTTGACAGCGAATTTCAGGGTCCCGTGGTGCAGGAGATTCTACACAACAGCCAGAGCAGGCTCATGGTTCTGCCGCTCAACTGGAGAATAGGACTGTCTTTTGAAGACGGCGGAGCTCTTCAGACCGGAATGGAGGCGGACAAGTCGAGCGCCGCTCAGCCTTTCGGCCTGAAGGACATTGAGCCTAATACAATTCCCGCTATACGGAGCATGATATCCGATGTCATGTTTGATATCCCCTTCTATATGTCTCACCACAAGGGAAAGATGATTGCCGCTTTGGTGTCGGAGGCGAACCGAGTCTATCGCCTTTGGTGTAGGAACAATCCTGGGTTTGCTGAGAATGGACGTGTCCATCTGGTTGCACATTCTCTCGGCAGCGTCATGGCGGTTGAGGTTCTGTCACGACAGCCAACGGTTGCACCACAACTGGACCTATCTCGCCTAGAGCCGGAGACCAAGTTCTTCGAGTTTGATACGAAGAATCTATTCCTGATGGGCAGTCCTACTGGATTCTTCTTGTTACTTGAACGGGGGGCTCTTATACCACGACGGGGGCGCGTCAAACCTGGCGTGGATGCGAATGATGCCACGGATGAAAACATTGGTGGTGAGGTGGGCATGTTTGGGTGCTTGGCTGTCGATAACATCTATAATATTCTCGCCAAGGAAGATCCGATTGCCTACCTGCTCAACGGCGCAGTAGACCCGGGATATGCAGCCAGCCTCAGAACCGCATATGTTCCTACCGCTTCTGCTTCGTTTCTGAAGTCCATTCGGGATGCCATGAGAAGTGTTGTGGGCGCCAACCCTGGTTCATCGGTAACCGATGACGGCCGTCCGTCCACCGTCCGCCTGCCCTCTCAGCTGGAGCTTGAAGTTCATGATTTCACGAGAGAGGAAATTGCTGAGAAAAAGGCGTTTCTTCTCAATGACAACGGCCAGATTGACTGGTTCCTCAGATCTGGCGGCGGTCCGTTGGAGATTCAGTACCTTAACATGCTGAGCGCTCATAGCTCGTACTGGAGCAACACGGATTTCATTCGTATGCTGTGTTTTGAGATTGGTAGGCGGCCTGGTCGGACGAATACATTGCCTGCGATGAGGGCTATCAAGACTTCCAGGCGCCAGATACCTACTGCTAGCTAATTCGACCGAGTTGGCACGGTACATTTGTTCTTTGATATCCCCACCTCCAATCTATTCTTCTGCGTTTGTGTTGGGTGCAAGGCGATTTCCGGAGGAGTTATTCTCGGTTGTTGATGGTTCTGCTGGGGAAATTCAGGGGCTTGGGAGAGAGATTGATATACGGTTTACACGATTTATGGTATTACACGCGGCACGATAGAATGGAACAATGGGATGGATAATTAGCAAATGATTAATGTATAGACTATCTAATATCCCCAGACTCCTAGAAAAGACTGTAATTAAATAGAGTTAGTGTGAGCATACTGTGTACTCTAGATGACATCTGATCTGTACCCAGCTCATATGATACAAAACTGCTCAAAAGCCTTCCAGCTCCATCATTTCCTGATCGATATCTTCGAAATCAGACTCGTAAGTCGCAGCTATGCTGCCATGAACTGGCCTTGTATTGGAAATGGTAGGCGGGGgctcctctcccctctcctcctccatcttcttttggtGCTGCATAAGGTCTTCATAACCCCAGGTGCTGATGCCCTCCTGATCCTTGCTTCGGAATGGCTGCGCCATTGTCTTCAAAAACCGCCGAGCACTGCTGACAGCCATATCCGTACTCAGATTTGTATCAGCATCTTGCAAGCCCTGATTGATCCATTTAGGTAACTGGGtccgcttcttctggaaTCGCCGGTCAGCCAGGACCATGACACCATAGTCATCTTTTCCTCGCAAAACACGACCCAGACATTGAGCTGCATGGCGCATGGCATCGAAGGACAAGAAGTCGTTTTCCTTTATACGATATGTTTCTCGCAAAAACTCAAGTCTTGCCTTCAGGATTCGCGATTCGGTGTACTGGAACGGAACACCAATACAGAGCACGGTTCGGCCATATTGATGATCAAAATCGATTCCTTCTGATACCTTTCCTCGCGCGACACAAAGCAAGATTGCTCCCCGTCCATTGCAACAAGCAGTCCGATATGTCTCCAGGGCTAGCGATGTTTCTTGGGCGTCAGGCGTTTCCACCAAGATGAGTTTATACTTCCATACTTCATCGAGAATGCCCATACCCTGCCACATGCTGATAATGGACTCCATGTATAGATATGATGGAAAGAACACAACCATGCCGTCGGGGGTAATTCTTGCAAATTCTGTTAGGAGATTACCGTAGTTT
This window contains:
- a CDS encoding DDHD domain-containing protein, with amino-acid sequence MEHSLGPACRLRPTPDTDADVDADKEDGIPSVKAQFFYTAVYPIDDPLSGTAPSSSADSKPSKGPLRPFSQDDNDMLQQAWLGLMSESLRSQHEAIRNGREPDPYAAKSDTERRDQIIQELASKHIHIHSDNQTRGSTTQAAEALPETLLTACCPQLAIDTLAELDTAFCALVRKINPLFDVDEVVKDVISVMNQPHELRSIPTSRRHVPIRHPLLTRERHGGIPSDHISPSDGATSSLHGTPETRIRRERRTTGYVTASDDGISGRPFVRIDDQIDDKNLEANDEILPEQSTGLETVVPNSEDEDKDVVVGLARLHKVSLQTLQMKPIYWSPVNDIAIVTRGTWFYKDTMLPVPPVVANQLEAGYQELRPWSETWRDEIRCAIEVGASGEEKVSYRLWPMEGDGKYRNTPGEAATEGHLEPPQADDGTSENIQQRAYSSYNVIYKDRTHAFLLKPSLQPSAYYGRRPIQKIMKGTNVGIPVVRGFDRLSWERMHRGKKSQPTRSASHGASSNGSLETCPACEADKDRSKVTDLVLVAHGIGQKIAERVESYHFTHAVNGFRRLVDSEFQGPVVQEILHNSQSRLMVLPLNWRIGLSFEDGGALQTGMEADKSSAAQPFGLKDIEPNTIPAIRSMISDVMFDIPFYMSHHKGKMIAALVSEANRVYRLWCRNNPGFAENGRVHLVAHSLGSVMAVEVLSRQPTVAPQLDLSRLEPETKFFEFDTKNLFLMGSPTGFFLLLERGALIPRRGRVKPGVDANDATDENIGGEVGMFGCLAVDNIYNILAKEDPIAYLLNGAVDPGYAASLRTAYVPTASASFLKSIRDAMRSVVGANPGSSVTDDGRPSTVRLPSQLELEVHDFTREEIAEKKAFLLNDNGQIDWFLRSGGGPLEIQYLNMLSAHSSYWSNTDFIRMLCFEIGRRPGRTNTLPAMRAIKTSRRQIPTAS